One Diospyros lotus cultivar Yz01 chromosome 1, ASM1463336v1, whole genome shotgun sequence genomic window carries:
- the LOC127811370 gene encoding uncharacterized protein LOC127811370 isoform X2, with product MVSTTFIWGKNKQQPVEGKDAAASKKGKAGLDPSPTGEGESSRLRRKKTSQAPRQLPQAPESPPYHPDHVPNWGVKESDLSRNTQVARQMIHHFATPADRQVLAEHSSETVEAALCKHLAQVVTFVSDFSERFAQASKKTLELDTQLHERDELVDSQRKDLGELTSKRQSLGPRIQELEEELSRVNSLNRRYEREYVEPTKLPEVEVFIQQNLQEAWRKGFQTHATEVLRAHPDLDLSNVRSIKEIVAELEEDSEVADD from the exons ATGGTGAGCACGACCTTTATTTGGGGAAAGAATAAGCAGCAGCCTGTGGAGGGTAAGGATGCTGCCGCTTCCAAGAAGGGGAAAGCTGGCCTGGATCCCTCCCCTACTGGGGAGGGGGAGTCTAGCCGTCTTAGGAGGAAGAAAACTTCTCAAGCCCCGAGACAATTACCTCAAGCACCCGAGTCTCCTCCATACCACCCTGACCATGTTCCTAACTGGGGAGTAAAGGAAAGCGATCTTAGCCGGAACACCCAGGTGGCAAGGCAAATGATTCATCACTTCGCAACTCCTGCAGATCGTCAAGTATTGGCTGAACATTCCTCAGAGACAGTGGAGGCCGCCTTGTGCAAGCATCTGGCCCAG GTGGTCACATTTGTCTCGGACTTCTCTGAACGCTTTGCCCAGGCCTCTAAGAAGACCCTTGAGTTAGACACCCAATTGCACGAGAGGGACGAGCTAGTAGACAGTCAGAGGAAAGACTTGGGAGAGTTAACCTCCAAGCGACAGTCTTTGGGCCCACGCATTCAGGAGCTCGAGGAAGAGCTATCCCGGGTGAACTCACTCAATCGTAGATATGAACGCGAGTATGTTGAGCCCACCAAACTTCCTGAAGTGGAGGTGTTCATCCAGCAAAACTTGCAGGAGGCTTGGAGGAAGGGATTTCAAACCCATGCGACCGAGGTGTTACGAGCTCATCCGGACTTGGATTTGTCCAATGTTCGATCTATTAAAGAAATTGTGGCCGAGTTAGAGGAGGACTCGGAGGTGGCTGATGACTAA